From a single Miscanthus floridulus cultivar M001 chromosome 8, ASM1932011v1, whole genome shotgun sequence genomic region:
- the LOC136477211 gene encoding uncharacterized protein translates to MYATKPLSLFKSHPEAASRPLPEGRNSGYLVVKGADDEGSDDETCCWGTCGGSRVRDLPFPQNRVLTVRYTEHHGESNTTYADAVVFVPVPDQPLASNRYCPVIATGRHRGLVRACSTEEDMVPCCFCRCINDVDPRPFDPADIYQQIEIVQRRRGRFTARAVAPDGFPYFLYRKKYWRVYASKPKSFDLQIGEARGLDSALRSRQLSDAGVLDAFPAPTNGAVGKWYSPFFLVKEDGVAPREQMERSAFYEVTLEQRWEPVHVLHAGVPKKLGSKKALIGGSVEAKQEAGNSRHGDAYVWFRAAATGQRVGLCTSVWERMRWEEYRGGWVDEEEDPGKVAGGSVLVERFVVKRLDGTVVLAFDFVHLKKVRAKQL, encoded by the coding sequence ATGTACGCCACCAAGCCACTGTCCCTGTTCAAGAGCCACCCGGAGGCGGCGTCGCGGCCGCTACCGGAGGGCCGGAACTCCGGCTACCTGGTGGTGAAGGGGGCAGACGACGAGGGCAGTGACGACGAGACGTGCTGCTGGGGCACCTGCGGCGGGTCGCGCGTGCGGGACCTCCCGTTCCCGCAGAACCGCGTGCTGACGGTGAGGTACACGGAGCACCACGGGGAGAGCAACACCACCTACGCCGACGCCGTCGTGTTCGTGCCCGTCCCCGACCAGCCGCTGGCGTCCAACCGCTACTGCCCCGTCATCGCCACGGGCAGGCACAGGGGCCTCGTCAGGGCGTGCTCCACGGAGGAGGACATGGTCCCCTGCTGCTTCTGCCGGTGCATCAACGACGTGGACCCGCGGCCGTTCGACCCGGCCGATATCTACCAGCAGATCGAGATCGTGCAGCGCCGGCGCGGGCGGTTCACGGCGAGGGCCGTCGCTCCCGACGGCTTCCCCTACTTCCTGTACCGCAAGAAGTACTGGCGCGTGTACGCGTCCAAGCCCAAGAGCTTCGACCTCCAAATCGGCGAGGCCCGGGGCCTGGACTCCGCCCTCCGGTCTCGCCAGCTCTCGGACGCCGGCGTCCTCGACGCGTTCCCGGCGCCGACCAACGGCGCCGTCGGGAAATGGTACTCCCCGTTCTTCCTCGTCAAAGAAGATGGCGTCGCGCCACGCGAGCAGATGGAACGCAGCGCGTTCTACGAGGTGACGCTCGAGCAGCGCTGGGAGCCGGTGCACGTTCTTCACGCCGGCGTCCCGAAGAAGCTGGGCAGCAAGAAGGCGCTCATCGGTGGGAGCGTGGAGGCAAAGCAGGAGGCGGGGAACTCGCGGCACGGCGACGCGTACGTGTGGTTCAGGGCGGCGGCGACGGGTCAGCGGGTGGGGCTGTGCACGAGCGTGTGGGAGAGGATGCGGTGGGAGGAGTACAGGGGCGGGTGggtggacgaggaggaggatCCCGGGAAGGTGGCCGGCGGATCGGTGCTGGTGGAGAGGTTCGTGGTGAAGAGGCTGGATGGCACCGTGGTTCTGGCCTTTGACTTTGTGCATCTCAAAAAAGTCAGAGCAAAGCAGCTGTGA